One genomic window of Methanosarcina acetivorans C2A includes the following:
- the ilvD gene encoding dihydroxy-acid dehydratase, with product MRSDIIKEGPERAPNRSLLKATGVTDSEMKKPFIAVVNSWNDIIPGHMHLNKLAEAVKAGIRNAGGVPFEFHTVGVCDGIAMGHEGMKYSLPSREIIEDTIELMVKAHQFDGMVLIPSCDKIVPGHLMAAGRLDIPAIVVTGGPMLPGYVDDNYRDLISVSEGVGAYSAGKISETEFKRLENLSCAGAGSCAGMFTANTMACMTEALGLSLPGCATAHAVDAKKILIAKESGERIVELVKENLTPRKIVTQKSFENAIMVDMAVGGSTNTTLHLPALAHEFGLGLPLEAFDELSRKTPHLISLRPGGPNFILHFDRAGGVEAVMQRLASKLHLDQLTVNGKTIGENLDELEIVNPKLNAEIITTLENPIHAEGGIAVLKGSLAPDGSVVKQAAVDPKMHVYTGPAKVYDCEEDAMKSILAGDVKPGDIVVIRYEGPKGGPGMREMLAATAALGGRGLLESVALVTDGRFSGGTRGPCIGHVSPEASDGGPIALVKDGDLIEINIPERALNLKISEEELKQRKASFVPPKTEITGYLARYQRAVHSANTGGIVD from the coding sequence ATGAGAAGCGATATCATCAAAGAGGGACCTGAACGAGCTCCCAACCGTTCCCTTCTGAAAGCGACTGGAGTTACAGATTCGGAAATGAAGAAACCGTTTATTGCAGTCGTCAATTCCTGGAATGATATAATTCCCGGCCATATGCATTTGAATAAACTTGCTGAGGCTGTAAAGGCCGGGATCAGGAATGCCGGAGGAGTTCCTTTTGAGTTTCATACCGTAGGGGTTTGCGATGGAATCGCAATGGGACACGAAGGTATGAAATACTCTCTTCCAAGCAGGGAAATTATTGAAGACACAATTGAACTCATGGTTAAAGCCCACCAGTTTGACGGAATGGTCCTTATCCCATCCTGCGACAAAATTGTGCCCGGGCACCTGATGGCAGCAGGCAGGCTTGATATCCCTGCAATTGTTGTAACCGGAGGGCCGATGCTCCCCGGATATGTTGATGATAATTACAGGGATTTAATTTCAGTCTCGGAGGGGGTCGGAGCCTACAGTGCCGGCAAAATTTCCGAAACCGAGTTTAAAAGGCTTGAGAACCTTTCCTGTGCAGGAGCAGGTTCCTGTGCCGGGATGTTTACCGCAAACACAATGGCCTGCATGACCGAAGCCCTCGGGTTGAGTCTTCCCGGCTGTGCAACCGCCCATGCAGTGGACGCAAAAAAGATTCTTATTGCCAAGGAATCCGGAGAGCGTATTGTTGAGCTTGTAAAAGAGAACCTGACCCCGAGGAAGATTGTTACTCAGAAGTCCTTTGAAAATGCCATAATGGTTGATATGGCAGTCGGAGGAAGCACAAACACAACCCTGCACCTTCCTGCCCTTGCCCATGAATTCGGTCTTGGGCTGCCTCTTGAAGCCTTTGACGAACTGAGCAGAAAAACACCGCATCTGATCTCCCTCAGACCCGGAGGCCCCAATTTCATACTGCACTTTGACAGAGCAGGCGGAGTCGAGGCTGTTATGCAGAGACTTGCTTCAAAACTCCACCTTGACCAGCTTACAGTCAACGGCAAAACTATCGGGGAAAACCTGGACGAGCTTGAAATAGTTAACCCGAAGCTGAATGCGGAGATCATTACAACCCTCGAAAACCCAATCCATGCCGAAGGAGGAATTGCAGTCCTCAAAGGCAGCCTTGCTCCCGACGGCTCGGTTGTTAAACAAGCGGCAGTTGATCCGAAAATGCACGTCTACACAGGCCCTGCAAAAGTGTACGACTGTGAGGAAGATGCCATGAAGAGCATCCTTGCAGGGGATGTCAAGCCCGGAGACATTGTCGTTATCCGGTACGAAGGCCCCAAGGGAGGACCAGGGATGAGGGAAATGCTTGCGGCTACAGCTGCACTTGGAGGAAGGGGACTTTTAGAATCTGTAGCCCTGGTAACTGACGGACGTTTCTCCGGCGGGACTCGCGGACCCTGCATCGGGCACGTCTCGCCAGAAGCCAGTGACGGAGGGCCTATTGCTCTTGTGAAAGACGGAGACCTTATCGAAATCAATATTCCCGAAAGAGCCCTGAACCTGAAGATTTCCGAAGAAGAACTTAAGCAGCGAAAAGCTTCCTTTGTGCCTCCGAAAACAGAAATTACAGGTTACCTCGCCAGGTATCAGCGTGCTGTCCACTCCGCAAATACGGGAGGGATAGTGGACTAA
- a CDS encoding IS1-like element ISMac16 family transposase (programmed frameshift) — protein sequence MNCPRCKSSNHTKNGIVCGRQRYKCHDCGYNYSVELKSTASSPLVKRQALQLYLEGLGFRSIGRFLGVSHVSVQKWIKKFGQEIEELKSENEISIVELDEMHTYIGNKKYCWIWIAVDRVGKKFINCSFGSRGTKTGQLLWEKLKKKEIGEVMTDHWRAYAEFIPETIHTQSKAETYTVEGYNGILRHFLARLRRKTKCYTKSLEMLKYSVLLLMKHRNKELSIFN from the exons ATGAACTGCCCAAGATGCAAAAGTTCCAATCACACAAAAAACGGTATAGTTTGTGGACGTCAACGCTACAAATGCCACGATTGTGGATATAACTATTCAGTCGAGCTAAAATCAACTGCTAGTTCTCCTTTAGTTAAGAGACAGGCTTTGCAACTTTATCTTGAGGGATTAGGATTTCGTTCAATAGGACGATTTTTAGGGGTAAGTCATGTTTCTGTCCAAAAATGGATAAAGAAATTTGGTCAGGAGATAGAGGAGCTAAAAAGCGAAAATGAGATATCTATTGTTGAACTGGATGAGATGCACACTTACATCGGTAAC AAAAAATATTGCTGGATCTGGATTGCTGTTGATAGAGTTGGGAAAAAATTCATCAACTGCTCTTTTGGTAGCAGAGGAACGAAAACTGGACAACTACTCTGGGAAAAATTAAAGAAGAAAGAGATTGGAGAAGTGATGACTGATCACTGGAGGGCATATGCAGAGTTTATTCCTGAAACCATTCATACTCAATCCAAAGCAGAAACGTATACAGTTGAAGGATATAACGGCATACTAAGGCACTTTCTGGCAAGGTTGAGACGAAAGACAAAGTGTTATACGAAGAGTCTTGAAATGCTAAAGTACTCTGTTCTTCTATTGATGAAACACAGAAATAAAGAGTTATCTATATTTAATTAA
- a CDS encoding DUF2795 domain-containing protein has protein sequence MGEVIATRLFGGELIKRSQSDVTEFITGRGIGYPATKRDIIRFATGKSVESDVLDLLKGIPEIEYNTPDEVTREIERLESQRTREYTRPEY, from the coding sequence GTGGGAGAGGTAATAGCTACCCGACTCTTTGGAGGTGAACTTATCAAAAGAAGTCAGAGTGATGTTACGGAATTTATAACCGGCAGGGGTATCGGATATCCTGCAACCAAGAGAGACATTATCAGGTTTGCTACAGGAAAGTCGGTAGAGAGTGATGTTCTGGATCTCCTGAAAGGGATACCTGAAATAGAGTATAACACTCCTGATGAAGTTACCAGAGAAATCGAACGTCTGGAAAGCCAGCGTACCAGAGAGTATACCAGACCGGAATACTGA